In a single window of the Candidatus Hydrogenedentota bacterium genome:
- a CDS encoding SelT/SelW/SelH family protein, giving the protein MMERTPRISIQYCNQCRWMLRATWYAQELLTTFQGQLGEVALIPGSGGVFEVRCDDVLLWSRIAEGGFPELKVLKQRLRDQIAPGQSLGHSDG; this is encoded by the coding sequence ATTATGGAACGCACACCCCGTATTTCTATCCAGTATTGCAACCAGTGCCGTTGGATGCTCCGCGCAACATGGTATGCTCAGGAGCTCTTGACCACATTTCAGGGACAGTTGGGCGAAGTGGCCCTGATCCCGGGTAGCGGTGGTGTGTTTGAGGTTCGCTGCGACGACGTACTGCTGTGGTCGCGGATAGCGGAGGGCGGATTTCCGGAATTGAAGGTCCTCAAACAACGGCTTCGCGATCAGATAGCGCCTGGGCAATCGCTGGGCCACAGCGACGGGTGA